Within the Gordonia westfalica genome, the region AACGCCGACACCGCGTCGGCGAAAGCTGTTTCCCGGTCGTGGCCGGTCATGAACCGGACCGCCACGTCGTAGGCGAGCGCGTCGACACGCGGCAGCGTCCGCTGCATGACGCCGCGCGGGAACACCACCAGGTTGGCCGGGGCCTCGAAGTCGACGGGGCAGCCGAAGTAGTCGGTGTAGACGCGAGGGTCGGACATCGGCGGGTGCGTCAACGTGATCCGGTTGGCCCGGAAGTCGTGTCCCAACGTCATCCGGAAGGTCGACCGGGTGACACCCATCGCGAGCTCCACGACGTGCGGCCGGTACGGCACGCGTTGAAGCACGATGTCGAACTCGTAGGCGACCTCCCGCTCGCCGTCGTGCATCTGCGCGGTGATGGCCGGGCTGTACACATGGGCGAAGGCGGAGATCTGCTGGAAGGAATCCCCGATGGTCACGGCGTTCCGGGCCGCGATCGCGACCGGCCCGAGGATGTCCGGGTCCTGTCTGGCCGCGAGCCGGAGGCCGAAATCGGAGACCCCGAACTCGGCGGCGCAGAGGCCGATGACCGTCGACAGCGCGGTGAACGGGACGAACCGGTCGTAGGCACCGACGACGCCCGAATCCACGCCGACCCGCGCGAGCATCGCCCCGGCGTCACCGCCGTACTCCTCTATCAACTCGGGCAGCTGACTGAGTGACGAGGCGCAGATGAGGTCGGCCATGGCACCAACTGTCAAATATGAGTCGTGAGATGTCAAGAAATCTGGCGGTCTCCGAAGTGACCATGGACACAGACCGCCGGACGCTCGGCAGCTGACACAGCAAGGGGAGTACGAGATGACCACCATCGAATCCGTTCGCGCGAGTTTCTACATCGACGGCGGCTGGCGCACGCCGTCCGGCTCGGCGACGATCCCGGTCATCTCGCCGCTCACCGAAGAGGAGTTCGGCTCGGTACCCGAGGCGACCACCGCCGACGTCGACGCCGCCGTGGCAGCCGCGCGCACCGCCTTCCGGTCGTCGGGCTGGCGAGACCTGTCCCCCGCCGACCGCGCCGCACATCTCCGACGGTTCGCCGACGAGCTCGACAAGCGCGCCGAGGACCGCGCAACAGCGGTGACGTCGGAGAACGGCATGCCCATCGCGCTGGCGCGGTTCGCCGAAGGCGCCGCCCCGGTTCAGCTGCTGCGCTACTACGCCGACCTCGTCGAATCCACCCCTGTGGAAGAGACGCGTACCAGCCAACCGTTGCCCGGCTCGACGATCGTGCGCCGCGAGGCCATCGGCGTCGTCGGCGCGATCGCGCCGTGGAACTTCCCGGCGGTCCTCTCGATGTTCAAGATCGCGCCCGCGCTGGCCGCCGGCTGCACCGTGGTCCTCAAGCCGTCCCCGAGACGAGCCTCGACGCCTACGTCCTCGCCGAGGCGGCCATCGCCGCCGAACTGCCCGCCGGCGTCCTCAACATCGTCAACGGCGGCAGCGAGATCGGCCGTCACCTGGTGTCGCACCCGCACGTCGACAAGGTCGCGTTCACCGGATCGACCCCGGCCGGTCGCGAGATCGGCCGTGTCTGTGGCGAACTCATCCGTCCCGTGACCCTCGAACTCGGCGGCAAGTCCGCGGCCCTGGTGCTCGACGACGCCGATCTCGAGCAGACCGTCGGCGGCCTCGCCACCGCATCCCTGCTCAACACCGGCCAGACCTGCTACATGTCCACCCGAATCCTGGTGCCCGGCAGCCGTTATGACGAGTACCTCGATGCCATCAGCGCGATGTGCGCGTCGCTGCCGGTCGGCGATCCGATGGATGAGAGCGTGGCGGTCGGGCCACTTGCCAGCGGCCGGCACCGCGACCGGGTGCTGTCGCTGATCGAGCGTGGCCGCACCGAGGGCGGCACGGTCACCACAGGTGGTGGCACGCCGTCGGGCGTCGACCGCGGGTTCTTCGTCGAGCCGACCGTCTTCGCCGGCATCGACAACTCGGCCACCATCGCCCGCGAAGAGGTGTTCGGCCCGGTCCTGACGGTGCTGCGCTACGACGACGTCGACGTCGCCATCGCGCTGGCCAACGACTCGTCGTACGGCCTCGGCGGCACCGTGTGGACTTCCGACCCTGAACGCGGCGTCGACGTCGCCCGTCGCGTCGAGACCGGTTCGTTCGGCGTCAACTACTTCAACCTCGACTGGGGTTCGCCCTTCGGTGGCGTGAAGGCCAGCGGCATCGGCCGCGAACTCGGCCCCGAGGGCCTCGCCGCCTACCAGAACCTCAAGTCGATCTTCCTGCCCGCCTGAACATTCCCCCCTCCCGTCCCCTCACTTCCGAAGGAGGCGATCGGCATGTCCGACGCCGGAGTCACCGCCGCCAAGGCGCTGGTGAACGACACCCTCTCACTCCTCGACCGACTCACGCCCGCCGACTGGGCGGCCGACAGCGCATGCCACGGATGGCGCGTCCACGATGTCGTCACCCACATGGGGTTCTTCTTCAACTTCATCGCCGACCCCGGCCTGGTCTTCCCCGACAACCCGAGCGGGACATCCGAGCGGCTCAACGACGCCGCGGTGCGCGAGCGCGCCGACTGGACCTCGGAGCAGGCCGTCGAGTACTACCGCGCGCAGTCCGAAGCCGGCCTCGCCACCCTGACTGCCCTACAGGGAGAAGAGCTTCGGGACCAGCCGCTGGACATGCTCGACCTGGGCACCTACCGGCTGCACCAGCTCGGCGACGCCGTCGCCTTCGACCACCTGGTGCACCTGACCAGCGATCTGCTGAAACCGTTCGGGCCGCTGGATTCCGCCGAGGTGTCGGTGAGTGCCGCCATCGACCCCGCCATCGACTGGATGATCGCGGGCCTGCCGCAGATGAACGGCGCCGCACTGTATCCCACACTCGAGCGGCCGATCGGCCTGCACCTCACCGGTGCCACGGACCGCTCGTTCGTCCTCGGCCGGGACACAGCGGGCGGAATCGTCACCGTGACCGAGACCGCGGATCTCCCGGCCGACGTCGCGGCCTCGTCCGCCATCGATTTCCTCCGCTGGGGCACGACCCGCAGCGCATGGCGGTCAGCGGTGACGGTCGCCGGGGACCGGCAGTACATCGCCGGGGTCCTCGACGCCGTCGACATCGTCTGACACCACCGATTCATCCGCACATCGCCCTTCCCGATCCCACCTGAACGGAGCACACACATGTCCGAGTACCTGAAGGACAAAGTCATCGTCATCACCGGCGCCGGAAGCGGTTTCGGCAAACTGATCGCCGAGAAGACCGCCGCGGCCGGCGCGCACGTCGTCGGTGTCGACGTCAACGCCGAGAACGTCCACGCCGTCGTCGACGGCATCCGCGGCACCGGCGGTTCGGCTCTCGCCCAGGTCGCCGACGTCACCGACATGGAGCAGGTGACCGCGGCGGCGACGGCAGCCGTCGACCGCTTCGGCTCGATCGACGTCCTGGTCAACAACGCCGGCGTCATGCCGCTGGCCTACTTCGCCGATCACGAACGTGCATGGCAGAAGTGGCATGCCGCCATCGACATCAACATCAAGGGCGTGGTCAACGGCATCTCCGCCGTCTACGACCAGATGATCGCGCAGGGCCGCGGACAGGTCGTCAACATCTCGTCGATCTACGGCAACGCCGGCATCGAGGGGTCCGGCGTCTACAGCGCGACGAAGGCGGCGGTCACCACCATCTCCGACTCGCTGCGGATCGAGGCCAAGGGCAAGATCAAGGTCACCACGGTCAAACCGACCGGGATCACCGGCACAAACCTCGCCAGCTGGATCGTCAACGACACCGCCATCATGGGGCTCGTCGGCCAGCGCGCCGCCTCGTACGGTGAGCACGTCACCGCCCTGATGAACGACGACCTGCCCGCCGAACTCACCGACGTCGACTCGATCAAGTACTGGCTGATCAAGCCCGACGACCTCGCCGACGCCGTCGTCCACGTCATCGACCAGCCCTGGGGCATCAGCCTTTCCGATGTCACGGTGCGTGCCAGCGGCGAGGACTACCTGTACTGACCCACGGTCCCGACACGGTCAGGAGGCCGACGCCATGTACCCAGGAGCCCATCTCACCAGCCGACCCCACGACCCCGCGGTCATCATGGCCGAGGGCGGCGAGACCGTCACGTTCGCACAGCTGGAGTCCCGGTCCATCCAGATGGCCCGGGCTCTGGCCGACTGCGGCCTTCAACCCGGCGACCATCTCGCAGTACTCGCCACGAACACCGCCCGGGTCTTCGACATCTACTGGGCGGCAATGCGTTCCGGCCTGTACCTGACCATGGTGAACTGGCACCTCACCGCCGGCGAGAGCGCCCACATCGTGTCCGACTGCGGCGCAACCGCACTCATCGTCGACGCCGCTCTCGCCGACATCGGCACCGAGCTCATCCCCCTCACCCCGAACGTGACGACGCGGTTCGCGTACTCCGGGCACATCGACGGTCACGACGAACTGGATGCTGTTGCGGCGCGGCAACCGACCGAGCCGCCCGG harbors:
- a CDS encoding AraC family transcriptional regulator; this translates as MADLICASSLSQLPELIEEYGGDAGAMLARVGVDSGVVGAYDRFVPFTALSTVIGLCAAEFGVSDFGLRLAARQDPDILGPVAIAARNAVTIGDSFQQISAFAHVYSPAITAQMHDGEREVAYEFDIVLQRVPYRPHVVELAMGVTRSTFRMTLGHDFRANRITLTHPPMSDPRVYTDYFGCPVDFEAPANLVVFPRGVMQRTLPRVDALAYDVAVRFMTGHDRETAFADAVSALIVRSLPAGAATLDTVAGLLMMHPRAVQRELAEGGTTFEELVDDARRDLALSLLANRGVPLSAVARQIGYSEQSTLTRSSRRWFGKPPLAKRRELTGQPAVTAGRRAAP
- a CDS encoding maleylpyruvate isomerase family mycothiol-dependent enzyme, which translates into the protein MSDAGVTAAKALVNDTLSLLDRLTPADWAADSACHGWRVHDVVTHMGFFFNFIADPGLVFPDNPSGTSERLNDAAVRERADWTSEQAVEYYRAQSEAGLATLTALQGEELRDQPLDMLDLGTYRLHQLGDAVAFDHLVHLTSDLLKPFGPLDSAEVSVSAAIDPAIDWMIAGLPQMNGAALYPTLERPIGLHLTGATDRSFVLGRDTAGGIVTVTETADLPADVAASSAIDFLRWGTTRSAWRSAVTVAGDRQYIAGVLDAVDIV
- a CDS encoding SDR family oxidoreductase gives rise to the protein MSEYLKDKVIVITGAGSGFGKLIAEKTAAAGAHVVGVDVNAENVHAVVDGIRGTGGSALAQVADVTDMEQVTAAATAAVDRFGSIDVLVNNAGVMPLAYFADHERAWQKWHAAIDINIKGVVNGISAVYDQMIAQGRGQVVNISSIYGNAGIEGSGVYSATKAAVTTISDSLRIEAKGKIKVTTVKPTGITGTNLASWIVNDTAIMGLVGQRAASYGEHVTALMNDDLPAELTDVDSIKYWLIKPDDLADAVVHVIDQPWGISLSDVTVRASGEDYLY